Within the Anguilla rostrata isolate EN2019 chromosome 6, ASM1855537v3, whole genome shotgun sequence genome, the region ACAACTGCAGCCTGACCTGTGGGGCCTGGCTGGAGACTTAACAGGAGGCGGAGACTTAATTCCAACACAGAGACCATCCAGAACAAGCCCTCGCCTCTAATTTCCGGCTAATTAGGCTTAACTAAGGCAAtgcatatttaacattaaaggttattttttaaatgttgatttttaTGGTACTGTTTACTCAGGtgaatctggcctgggcctttctgtggtggagtgtgcatgttctccccatgtctgcatgggttttcCTCTTGGTACTCTGGTTTTtactcccacagcccaaagacatgcaggtaggctaattggaggccttaaattgcccataggtattagtgtgtgagtgaatggtgtgtgtgccctgcgatagagcGGCAGCCTAtccatggtgtattcctgcctcttgcccaatgcacactgggagaggctccagcaccccctgcaaccctgcctaggacaagcgggtatagatgatggatggatgggtggatgatttcctgtattattgcatgtttgtcacacaatggtttcagatctttaggcaaaatgtaatattagatgaAGGGaatctgagtaaacacaaagcatTTAAGTACAAAGCATAGTGCTGCTAAAGGTTGgggcaaccagttattaagtttttTGGGAAcagttactttttcacatgggtggtatgaatgttttataacttttttattaaataaatgaaataataattacaaaaaatgtgctttgtgtttactgtttccctatgtctaatattacattttgactaaagatctgaaaccattcagtgtgacaaataagcaataatagaggaaatcaggaagggggaaaatactttttcacgacTCTGTACttggcaaaatgaaaaaataggtCTATCAGATTTAAGCAGCCCTTAAAATGGACATATTGTACTGAATTGTAATAAAATTTCATTGATTTTCATGGTTGGATCTGAACCTGGTCTCTAGTGTTTATAACTTATATCACGTCTACTATCTTCAAATGCACCGAATAAAAATCTGGCCATCCGAACATTTGTACACCAAGGTTCTTCTAATgataaacctttaaaaaatcattgacaTCCCATGAAAAAGACATCAAAACTATGTTGGTACAAGCAAGACCGTCCACTCCCATAGCACAATCTCACAAGCGTTTGTTTTGCAATTTGGTAGTACTTGCGTGCTTCAGGACTACTTGGCAGCATTAAGAGGTCAAGCACATTTAACTTGCCTCGAGggaatttcactgaaaaataacCCAGTTGTTATGacttttcatttcagtgagaggatgaaatatttttttacattattggGAGCTATTACACTATTACACAACAAATCCCTGGGAAAGTTTTTGCTTGGACTTACAGGTATTAACTTACACATTAGGTAGATGACTTTTCATTCAAACCATATGTTTTCAGATTCTTAATGAGACTAATCAAACACTCTCCTggtatttaacattttcatggAGCCATTCGGGATGAGAAAACAGTCCACAGTGTGGCTCTCCAGTCCACCTCCTTAAATGTGCTAGACCACACTATGCAGTATGTAGCCCCTTTGTGCTTTTGAAGACTGAAATGAAAGGGACACCTTCCatcagaagaggaaaaaaacacaagcgcATAGTAGTGTAGTTGTTATGCAAGCTTGCACTGTAACAAACTAGCTGTCTCCGTTGCAATAGTTAGTGCAGGATAGTTAGTCCATGTGCAGGgtccaaatgttttttgtttagtaTTATAGTATTAGAGTACGTCCCTAACTACTAGGTGAGCGGACACACTTCAGCAACAGTGCCCCCTTCACAGGCTATTAGTTGCCTGGCGACCAGGCTGATGATTCTAATGTGTGgaaaaaagaagaggggaaaatatatacatacaaaacaCTATTCATGTATTTTCTTGGTCttgaatgtacattttatgcCTGCAATGTCTCTACAGTCCTGAACAGCCACTTCTCAGTACTGGCACTGATGTTATACAGCCCTCAGCATCAAACAAGCCAATATTATAAACAAAGCTTTCTGTAAATAGGAAACTCAAATTCAAAGCTATCTCTTCAGATTTCAATAATCATTTCACAGAATGTTTCCTTCTTTGCTTTACACCTCAGAGGAGTTTGGGCAGTCATTATGCTGCCCCCTACTGTACAGTGTCTTCACTGCAAGTGTGAGAACTACTGTCCTTTTCCAAACTTAAGATAAGGAAGCATCTGCATCCTTATGTCACAGAACACTGGTGGTGTACTGcatatattaaatgtatatcAGGTGAAATGGGAACAGTTAACACAATCACACTCTTTAAAGCAGAGCAGAAAGTCTACCCTTTCTTATGCATTcttttcactttattcagatgGGAAAAGCAGAAATGGTTCCATACAAAGGGACCACATTTCAGGAAGTGCCACGGCTGGGAATTTAGCCCCCAGCTGAAAAGAAGGATTTGTGTATTGAGAGTCACACAACTTGCACAATCGTATCTTTCACAGTAATTACTCCAAAACAGGTGGCTTTTTGGTGAACTACTCAAAATGCCTACCTGCTCACCTAATCGTATCGCAGTTTAAATAGCTTACTAATCCCTCCCTCTAGACCTCAGCTGCTGTGTTATGAGCATTCTGtcagaaaatggctgccatgacTCCCCAAGGCTGGAGCCACACATGGGTAGAGGCTAAGATATGCTTCCCTGGCTTCACGAGAAAGTGTTTTGACATCCTACCATGaaagttgaaaaataaatgcttacaCTTCTCTATTACAGTGTGtaggaaatacattttaaccaCCAAATTGCAAAACCAcagttggaaaaataaaaacccagacACTTGTTTACTTAAACACACACTAGGCTCTAATCTTTCTCGACACTGGTctcttgatttatttattggaagCAGATGGGACCCCCATTAGGAAATACCATGCACATCTCAACCCAGGGAAAGAATGGGACTTACTGCGGTAATCGTGCTTATTTATTCTAGTTATGCAAGAGCTAATCATCCCTCACGCCAAGGAATCAAAGATGGGCCCCAAAAATCCTGCACCCCTCCAGGCAGTCCAGATGTCAGACCTTTGAAAGGGGCCCTAAAACTCGCTTTGTTCttccctgttttgttttcttgggACATGACACCATGTCCTGAGACATCCTTTCCAGCAGACAGTGAGAAAAAGCTTGACAGCCAAAGCTTCACACGAAGCATGGAGTGTGTTGGCGCACATATCCCAGAATTCCTTTGGATGATATCCGCTCTGGAGGTGGTGAGGCCAggctatatatatgtatgtacgtatgtatgcatgtaaatatttggaccgtgacaaatattttttgatgtgCTGGAGTATAgtgtcactgttcaaatacttacacactgcactgctttcaAATTGGTTTGTTTATTCAAAATCCACACAAAATTAGGTACTGACTGCGATTTTACAAAAGTACAAAACTGTAACTCTGAAAGGTGTAAGTgccaaaattgtgtttttaccAATGGACAACACAAAGACAATAAGAATGAATCAGAATGTTTacgcattttatttttcaatattagAGATGACATAAATATGAGTGCATGACAGACAACTGGTGCGTAAACTGctgaaccatttaaaaaaaaatctaatggtTTGAGGTGATTTTAACATATCAACCTTTTACTtctgaaagtaaataaaagcaaataaataacaggtGAATCTGTGGTCCTTTCACGCAAAGAACGATCCAATATGGTTCTTTGCAAAAATCAAGTTATGTTTCTTTTATCAGTAACGATatcatactgtaaatataaagaaaagGCAATGCAATGAATCCCATACTGAAACATACAGACACCTgtactgcattattattttatacagtttaaTCAATGCCTTCCTCAAAGGCCTCTGGGAATGGCAGCAACCCAACACCACCCTTGTACACAGCTGCTTCTACCCTCTGAAATCAAACACCAATAGGTCTGGGTCTATGGGCTCAGCACCTCTTTAACAGACTCTCATAATGGTTcagtcaaactttttttttttttttttttttttttttaagttgtggcTCTGTACATGGCATTCACAAGAAAAATACCAGGAACTCTACACTGCGTGGTAGTGTCATGAAGGTAGCCTTCCCTATTGCAATGAGCAGTGTTAATAACAATGTTACACAGGTACGGCGATGTAGGCATGACAGCTGTTGCAAGGGTCTGAGGTATGGGGGCAGGACTGGGGGAGAGGCCTGAgagatacaggtgtgtgtagcTCGGGAACTAGTTTGAGGGACAGAGCAGGTGACCAATAGGAGTGTGGCTGGAGAAGGGGTTAGAGAAACAGAAGTATATCTGGGTAGGTCTGAGGAACTTGGGGAGGGGTCTCTCAGATAGGGGTGAGGTTGAAGGAGGGGCTCTGGGAATGGGCGTTtctggaggaggagaaacagcTTAGGCCCGAGTAGGTGGGAGGGGCATACGTCAGTTTCACCGCAGCCGCGGGGACGGtgggcagggggcggagcagaAAGTGCAAAGGTCAGTGGAAAAGCTGTAAGTTGAggctgtgtgcatatgtatgggGGGGTTCACTTCTCTGTGGAGAAAGCTCTCTTCAtgagcgggggcggggtcttGCCGGCGTCGTACAAGGACTCCGGGGGCGGCGCGCTCAGGCTGCACCAGTCCGGGATGCGGCCCGTCTGATTGTAGTAGTCTCGGGACACCGACCGGCTCCCCAGGATGTCCTGCAGGGCCCCGAATATTGCACCTGTCGGGGCGGGAGGGACCGGTCACGTGATCTCCCAACAACACCGGGGTCAAGCGCACGACAGCACTGCCCAtcagcacagaacagaacaagACAGCTCCGCATAAAGAATTAGCCTCCAGCGCTCTCGGACAGCAGACCATGACGACAAACAACACCGCCTCGGTTTGACAGATGGTCTCCATTCTGGCCTTCAGGGTTTAAAAGAGAATAACACTGGGCTTAAACGGTTAGTTAAATGTCCAGTTGCAAGCACAGCAAAGCTATAATATTTGGATAACATCTGTTTGAAGATAAGGAAGCccaagggaagggggggaaaaaaaaaaaaaaactacaaaaccaTAATAACTATCAGAGCTGGAGTCCAAATACAGCTGGAACAAGTTAAGCTTcccaaatgaaataattaagttCAGAGCTTCAGAAAGTTCTCCCCTTCAGCCCCGAGGCCTTCCATGGCCGCACACGGGCAGATCTGCTCACAGATGTCCGAGTGCGTAGACGTTCCCTCCTTCACTCGTAACCCTGACCGCAAACCCAACCCTTACCCCAGGCTACCCTTCAGTGTGCAAGACATTTTTATGCTACACACTGTATTCATTTGAATATGGTGCGGTTGGGaacatttcaataataataataactgtaatGCATACATGTTTCACCTTCACCGTAGTACTGTTTTGAACTGTCCAGGGACTACAATGAAAATTAGCCTCCGGCAATGCTATCGCACCACACCGAATTCACTAGCATGCGTGGGAAAAACCCGAACATCGTCGCTATAGATAACTAGATAAATAGCCTTCCGCCCTAAACTTTAATGGAAATGCACAAACGGGGATTTTACTGGATGCAGGGCGAGTCAGTGGGCCCGGTGATGTCACTCACCTCCCAGCCAGGCGGTGCAGTTGGGCTTGGCGGGCGGGCTGTGCACGCGGAAGGTCTTGGTGGACAGGGCCTGCTGGTACCGCGGCTTCTCCGCCAGGTGGCGTATCTCGGCCAGCAGGCGGTGCATGAAGCCCGGCAGCATGGCCGTGCCCCCGATCACCACCAGGTTCTCCGACAGGGTCTTACGGGTGTCGATCGGGCACTGACATCAAAGTCACAAtgttatttaagaaaaaataagtgtAATActaagaagaagaacaacaggaataaaaacaagaatACAAAGAAAGATCATTATATTACTTCACATAATAATAGAAAACTCTTTATCAAGGacttatatgtatatttatattattaaaaaaacaaaatcattgcaaaaaaaaaaaaatacaataaagtaATAACACATCAACAGATGCTGAAATCTCTCCTTGaaatctttctctcttctgAAAGTTGTGCCTTAGAAAACTTTCTGGGCAAATATccaaaaccacaacaaaataacacTAATCCCACAGTCTATTGAACCATAGATGCATGTGAATTGAGGAAACCCCTGAAAGCAACAGGATGACAGAGTCATTCCCACAGCTCCTTACTGCTGCCCAGGTCATGAACTTCAACATCTGTCACTCTATGGGATTCTGGGTAAAACTGCTTAAGGCATAAACACTTAGGGCTAGATTTATGTACATAAAACTCGCACTGCACAATGTGGCCTGACGAGGGTATGTTGGTGTGCAAATTAACATCTTATTTACTAATGCAACAGCTAATTACACAATCAGTGAATGGGACTGCCTAATAGTTTTTCAAATGAAGCAGAGCTTTAAACACGCTGTtcaaaaaactccaaaaaactATCTTGAAACTAGCTGCAAAAAACTTAGCAAATCAGGCCCTTAATGTCTCTCATAACTCTCACAGGCACTCACTCATCCATgaccgcacatacacacacatgcatatgcatgcatgcacacgcacgcacacatgcatgcatacgcacgcacatgcacgcactcacacgcagaaACAGAAGCGCAGAGACTCTTGCACTGAGGGCTTTCTGCTCTGGAGACGCTCAGCACTGAGCTCCAATCAAAGGCGGGGCTTTTTGTGAGCCGTCCCCCTCAACCCCATACTCAAAAACAGCAGCATACAGGCAACTTATGAGCACCCAGAAGTATGCTTCATCTCGCTGGAGGGAATTCTCAGAACTAATTTGTGGACAGAAACTtactttattaaatgaaaagtgccattacacatttttcactcaaacaaaatataaatgatatgaCACATGTTAATTATTAATTGTGTGCAGATATGCGCTAATTACAATACTACGTCTTACCTTGACCAGAGCGTCCAGCATTAGGGTTGCCACTGACTTCTCCTCATTGTCCTGCTCAAACAGCATCTCAATGACAGAGTCCCTTCAAATATAAAACCCAATCACAGTCAGCACAGAGACAAGCCTAGGGGGAATTTATGAAACAGGCAATAattacagttattattatttgactaCGCGTCAGTTGCTGAGTAACACTTTCACATGAATGCTAGGAAAatccaaagcaaacaaaaggcACAAACAAGATGTATCACAGACCTAGCCGTGATTACGCACAGAGGAGGAAATTACTTTAACGATAACCTTTTTCACTTCCCctgaagaaaacaaagcaaCCGTGAGAGCGGCGTGACTCAGCAACGCGTCAATACAACATTTGCACCGCAAGAACCGCTGGGGGAGGCAGTCACCTGATCGAACCCTTGATGTGGAGGATCTTCTCTCCGTCTAATGGATAGTCCACATCTGGGGGCGGGTCTGGACGCTATAAAACCACAAATAATGCTTTACCATAAACCACACTGTTGTTGTAATCACAGTGTACCGCGGATCTCTATACTAGAGATCAGCAGGAGGAGCATCTGAGAATAACTGCTCGAGCGTGGCTCAGCTGGCAGAAGCGTGACTCATGCTCTGTAATGCAGCTCAAGGTGCAATCCAAACCTCTGCTGTGCCCTCCAGGTTGAACTTGGCCTCCTGGATCTTCAGCCCTCTCTGCAGGTCACTGACAAAACAGGTCCTGACTGCAACAAGACAAACGGAACTCAACAGTCGACCAAGGCTCTATTTTTAATGCCAATCTCCAATGTATTCTCCAAAGAAAATGCATGTTGTTACAAACGGACCGGATcttaaaacaggaaaacaaatcaaaaaggCTTTATGGAGTAGTATGAGGCTCGAAGATTACATTTATTCCTCTTTTAATAGTATGCTTGTTCAGCAGTttgcacaaagaaaataaaagcccaAAGCAGAGGAATATGTAAGAGAGGTACAAGAGGTCCAGTAAGCACCGGCATGTGACTAAACAATTCAGACTTCATTTCACATCTTAAGCTGAGATTCTTCCCAGTATACCTACCTTTGATATCTTCCACGACATCTTCTTGAACGTTTCCTGGGAAAACACAAACGGTTATCATTGTTATATAAAAACAACTTCAGCATCAAATCACCCATAGCACATATGTTAATAATCCTTTACATGTGAAAAACAACCACCACCACTGACTGGCTAAACAAACTGAGTGGTGATAGATGCAGTCTGTAGAAGTGGGCTGATGTGTAATAGGGTCAACTGCAATAACTTAACCATTCCATAAAGCCAACTGCTACTCAATCACAGCTGTGACACAACGTTATGGCATATAGTGAGGCAGGAGGGGCCCGTCTACAACATGCCAGTCTGAAACAGGGTCACCGTCAGAGGGGACTCACCAATGACTGCAGGCAGACTCTGACCGGTGCTGGAGTCTGTGTCCACTGTACACTGTTCCACAAGCTGTGTCTCCAGCTCTCTGTAGAGttcacatatgcacagacaggcccacacagaaacagacagaaagacgaacacacacacatacacaacatcGGTGAAGAGGTTGGTTTCTCATAGGGTTTTAGTCAGGCGAGATATGGAGCTGGTTGTAGTTGCTGTTCAGGCACTCACTTGTGAATCGCTTTCCCCGCCAAAGGTAGGGCCTCCCAGGCAGAGAGGATGGGGATTCCCTCGTACACCTGTTTACCATTAAGGAGAATGCTCCCTCAAACCGGGACACATAGAATTCTGCACCCATTTCAAACACTTTTCACCTCATTTTTATAGCTGTAATACCAACTATTCAACAGTGTTGGCTGGAGTTAAGCCAACTTTACTTCTGCAGATTTAACGCACTAGAAATCTGACACCAAAAAACGATGAGGAGGATAACTGAAACCATAACTTAAGACTatgaaagtaaatatttttttgccaaCAGGTCCATCAAAGAATGTCAAAACCActacatgacttttttttttaaaaaacagtgttGATTGATGAGCTGAATTTCACCTT harbors:
- the LOC135257081 gene encoding actin-related protein 10-like, with product MPLFEGLGSGGEKTAVVIDLGAAYTKCGFAGETGPRCIIPSEIQRPGLQQPVRVVQFNINTEELFSNLKEFIHMLYFRHLLVNPRDRRVVIIESILCPSHFRETLTKVFFKHFEVPSVLFAPSHLMSVMTLGINSALVMDCGYTETLVLPVYEGIPILSAWEALPLAGKAIHKELETQLVEQCTVDTDSSTGQSLPAVIGNVQEDVVEDIKVRTCFVSDLQRGLKIQEAKFNLEGTAERPDPPPDVDYPLDGEKILHIKGSIRDSVIEMLFEQDNEEKSVATLMLDALVKCPIDTRKTLSENLVVIGGTAMLPGFMHRLLAEIRHLAEKPRYQQALSTKTFRVHSPPAKPNCTAWLGGAIFGALQDILGSRSVSRDYYNQTGRIPDWCSLSAPPPESLYDAGKTPPPLMKRAFSTEK